Proteins encoded in a region of the Solanum dulcamara chromosome 9, daSolDulc1.2, whole genome shotgun sequence genome:
- the LOC129902403 gene encoding putative serine carboxypeptidase-like 52 — MLGGITDAHILEPKCEFASPRPQKWIDQKRSLDEMLYLGRLRCRFDWEKISYRWADDDKVREALHVRRGSIGKWKRCAGDALPFQKIVGNSVSYHANLSFKGYSGDHDTMIPYTSTEAWIRSLNYSIVDDWRPWIVDGQVAGHTRTYSNKMTFATVKGGGHTAPEYKPVECLAMLRRWLSSQPL; from the exons ATGCTTGGTGGAATTACCGATGCGCACATTTTGGAGCCTAAGTGTGAGTTTGCTTCACCAAGGCCACAAAAATGGATAGACCAAAAAAGGTCTCTTGATGAAATGTTATATCTTGGACGACTAAGATGTCGA TTTGACTGGGAAAAGATCTCTTACCGTTGGGCTGATGATGACAAAGTTAGAGAGGCCCTCCATGTTCGAAGA GGTAGTATTGGAAAATGGAAGCGATGTGCTGGCGATGCTTTGCCTTTTCAAAAGATAGTAGGAAACAGCGTTTCATATCATGCAAATCTCAGTTTCAAAGGCTATAG TGGAGATCATGACACGATGATCCCTTACACATCAACGGAAGCTTGGATAAGATCTCTTAACTACTCTATTGTTGATGATTGGCGACCATGGATTGTTGATGGTCAAGTTGCCGG GCATACGAGGACATATTCAAATAAAATGACATTTGCCACAGTGAAGG GAGGAGGACATACAGCTCCAGAGTACAAGCCTGTTGAATGTCTAGCTATGCTGAGGAGATGGTTATCTTCTCAGCCTCTGTGA
- the LOC129902500 gene encoding serine carboxypeptidase-like 12 — protein sequence MAKRNQNLVFCCKLFSVLLLLIAEIIHFPECVEAAGSPVKFLPGFQGPLPFELETGYIGVGDSDDVQLFYYFVKSESNPKSDPLILWLTGGPGCSALSGLLFEIGPITFEPVEYGDFKPAEYNGSFPSLVLNPHTWTKVASFIFLDLPVGTGFSYARTSEARPSDDLQASDHAYQFLHKWFNDHPEFLRNPFYVAGDSYAGIGIPIISQLIANGNEKGLEPFIDLKGYLLGNPATFHGEFNYRISYAHGVGLISDELFESLRRNCKGEYFDIHPSNTECWNDRQTYDQMLGGITNAHILEPKCEFASPRPQKWIGQRRSLDEMLYLGRLRCRFDWEKISYHWADDEIVREALHVRRGSIGKWKRCAGDALPFQKIVGNSVPYHANLSVKGYRSLIYSGDHDTLIPYTSTEAWIRSLNYSIVDDWRPWIVDGQVAGYTRTYSNEMTFATVKGGGHTAPEYKPVECLAMLRRCFIPSPIAGTGHTPFPPKPCRRIFRQIDSLSYLNTELYTYTQCLSIFANNTRKWLEEREAPVLQKVSNHSVGVQEIIHFPKCVEAAGSPVKFLPGFPGPLPFELETGYIGVGDSDDVQLFYYFVKSESNPKSDPLILWLTRGPDCSALSGLLFEIGPITFEPVEYGDFKPAEYNGSLPSLVLNPHTWTKVTSFIFLDLPVGTGFSYARTSEARQSDDLQASHHAYQFLHKWFNDHPEFLRNPFCVAEDSYAGIGIPIISQLIATGNEKGLEPFIDLKGYLLGNPATFHGEFNYRISYAHGVGLISDELFDCLHCLIQTFFYFTYIH from the exons atggccAAAAGAAACCAAAATCTCGTGTTTTGCTGCAAACTGTTTTCAGTTCTGCTTCTTCTTATTGCAGAAATAATACATTTTCCAGAGTGTGTTGAGGCTGCTGGTTCACCTGTTAAGTTTCTTCCAGGATTTCAAGGGCCACTTCCTTTTGAACTTGAAACTGG ATACATAGGAGTGGGTGATTCAGATGATGTGCAGCTATTCTACTACTTCGTTAAATCTGAGTCTAATCCAAAATCAGATCCTCTTATTCTATGGCTAACTGGAGGCCCTGGCTGCTCTGCTTTATCTGGCCTTCTCTTTGAGATAGGTCCAATAACGTTTGAGCCTGTGGAGTACGGTGACTTTAAGCCAGCGGAATATAATGGTAGCTTCCCCTCACTGGTCTTGAATCCTCATACCTGGACAAAG GTAGCAAGCTTTATATTCTTAGATCTTCCAGTTGGTACTGGATTTTCCTATGCAAGAACTTCAGAGGCTCGTCCATCAGATGATCTTCAAGCTAGTGATCATGCATATCAATTTCTACACAAG TGGTTCAATGATCACCCAGAATTCTTAAGAAATCCATTTTATGTTGCtggggactcctatgctggaaTAGGCATACCAATCATTTCTCAACTCATAGCAAACG GAAATGAGAAGGGACTTGAGCCATTTATTGATCTTAAG GGATATTTACTGGGAAATCCGGCGACATTTCATGGTGAATTCAATTACAGGATCTCATATGCTCATGGAGTGGGACTTATATCTGATGAACTTTTTGAG TCCTTGAGAAGAAACTGTAAAGGAGAGTATTTTGACATACATCCTAGCAACACAGAATGTTGGAATGATAGGCAGACTTATGATCAG ATGCTTGGTGGAATTACCAATGCGCACATTTTGGAGCCCAAGTGTGAGTTTGCTTCGCCAAGGCCACAAAAATGGATAGGCCAAAGAAGGTCTCTTGATGAAATGTTATATCTTGGACGATTAAGATGTCGA TTTGACTGGGAAAAGATCTCTTACCATTGGGCTGATGATGAAATAGTTAGAGAGGCCCTCCATGTTCGAAGA GGTAGTATTGGAAAATGGAAGCGATGTGCTGGCGATGCTTTGCCTTTTCAAAAGATAGTAGGAAACAGCGTACCATATCATGCAAATCTCAGTGTCAAAGGCTATAGGTCCTTAATATACAG TGGAGATCATGACACGCTGATCCCTTACACATCAACGGAAGCTTGGATAAGATCTCTTAACTACTCTATTGTTGATGATTGGCGACCATGGATTGTTGATGGTCAAGTTGCCGG GTATACGAGGACATATTCAAATGAAATGACATTTGCCACAGTGAAGG GAGGAGGACATACAGCTCCAGAGTACAAGCCTGTTGAATGTCTAGCCATGCTGAGGAGATG CTTTATCCCGTCGCCGATCGCCGGTACCGGACACACCCCATTCCCGCCAAAGCCTTGCCGGCGAATTTTCCGTCAGATCGATTCTCTCTCTTATCTCAACACCGAACTGTATACATACACACAATGCTTGAGCATATTCGCCAACAATACACGGAAATGGCTAGAAGAAAGGGAAGCTCCGGTCCTTCAGAAAGTCTCGAATCACTCTGTAGGTGTTCAAG AAATAATACATTTTCCAAAGTGTGTTGAGGCTGCTGGTTCACCTGTTAAGTTTCTTCCAGGATTCCCAGGGCCACTTCCTTTTGAACTTGAAACTGG GTACATAGGAGTGGGTGATTCAGATGATGTGCAGCTATTCTACTACTTCGTTAAATCTGAGTCTAATCCAAAATCAGACCCTCTTATTCTATGGCTAACTAGAGGCCCTGACTGCTCTGCTTTATCTGGCCTTCTCTTTGAGATAGGCCCAATAACGTTTGAGCCTGTGGAGTACGGTGACTTTAAGCCAGCGGAATATAATGGTAGCTTACCCTCACTGGTCTTGAATCCTCATACATGGACAAAG GTAACAAGCTTTATATTCTTAGATCTTCCAGTTGGTACTGGATTTTCCTATGCAAGAACTTCAGAGGCTCGTCAATCAGATGATCTGCAAGCTAGTCATCATGCATATCAATTTCTACACAAG TGGTTCAATGATCACCCAGAATTCTTAAGAAATCCATTTTGTGTGGCTGAGGACTCCTATGCTGGAATAGGCATACCAATCATTTCTCAACTCATAGCAACCG GAAATGAGAAGGGACTTGAGCCATTTATTGATCTTAAG GGATATTTACTGGGAAATCCGGCGACATTTCATGGTGAATTCAATTACAGGATCTCATATGCTCATGGAGTGGGACTTATTTCTGATGAACTTTTTGATTGTTTGCATTGTTTAATACAAACCTTTTTTTATTTCACTTATATACACTAA
- the LOC129902730 gene encoding uncharacterized protein LOC129902730 has translation MEVVEVKGTNPIQLVRAKSDQDRIKVKRKTLEAVLQECQRALELLSTTASVEDDTDESNSSSEVDRDALDDSGQGSSTTPADTETDELRDLLKSRVECSDFLQKLENAQASVPQNLAEEGSSWDMVSENDLWEGGNPELDGEDYVLVRQEDIVDGIACFMAAYLLSLKQTKDLTPNQLQDALSKTFSLKKKKGKLRKAWDGSKVIYNVASWGATAIGIYQNPAILRAASAAFWTSCHVISKLL, from the exons ATGGAGGTGGTGGAGGTGAAAGGTACAAATCCGATCCAGTTGGTGAGAGCTAAATCGGACCAGGATCGGATTAAGGTGAAGAGAAAAACGCTAGAGGCTGTTTTACAGGAATGCCAACGAGCTCTCGAATTGCTTAGTACAACTGCTTCCGTTGAGGATGACACTGATGAATCCAATTCTAGCAGTGAAGTTGACCGGGATGCTCTGGACGACTCCGGTCAAGGCTCATCTACTACTCCTGCTGATACCGAGACCGATGAG CTGCGAGATCTCCTGAAATCTAGAGTTGAATGCTCAGATTTTCTTCAAAAGCTAGAAAATGCTCAAGCATCTGTTCCGCAAAACTTAGCTG AAGAAGGAAGTTCGTGGGACATGGTCAGTGAGAATGACCTTTGGGAAGGTGGAAATCCTGAGTTAGATGGAGAGGACTACGTTTTAGTTAGGCAAGAAGATATAGTGGATGGTATAGCTTGCTTTATGGCTGCATACCTGTTGTCTCTTAAGCAGACTAAG GATTTGACACCAAACCAACTTCAAGATG CCCTCAGCAAGACATTCTcgttgaaaaagaagaaaggaaagctCCGGAAGGCATGGGATGGAAGCAAAGTTATTTACAATGTAGCATCTTGGGGAGCTACAGCTATTGG GATATACCAAAACCCAGCTATTCTAAGAGCTGCATCAGCGGCATTCTGGACTTCCTGCCATGTAATATCGAAGCTCTTATAA